A genomic stretch from Candidatus Cloacimonadota bacterium includes:
- a CDS encoding SurA N-terminal domain-containing protein: MKNYLIFILIILALSACSGPRGDAAGIINSERISYSDFIRSYQGHTANFQVTNGRMPNAEEKNAIFNETWRNIITHVILKDAFEKYQVSVTEQEVIDTLLVSIPSYLKNSPSLMINGKFNHELYYQSVRYDSPFNMSPVRRNYYEYYVPVQKLKEKLIDEQLNNGRNTKQITEIAVSKADFDLIVFDPLAMEPVISDTEIESYYNRNLEQFVMDPIYSIEYISLPVSPNEIDQQYTEAVTDTIHTQVIAGKSFETIINEKQEQIPGLSLSEPGFVKIENIDPDTLPILERLQDNSFSRPIPIGSGFAIYQKLQRSKSMLSYRALQIPPIISPSTVNAYYAQARGAMNLAQETSMSVAASELELKLAQHNNLSVKDLWYTDKLVVDYVVSNLMTHKKGDILEPTYSNITGNWLIIRLSENQVNRVHPLAEVKHQITPILIASRQQMLAQQMALQWLQENPSLNPDPERDRFESYSQAGIDSKYAKKELDLIYLNAMQRYLQKQKPQVDRLDDLFVILIPKAYYPSNSNEIDRSLLKGIYTRQLPENWFETWVKEKEQKARIRIFVTP; encoded by the coding sequence ATGAAAAACTATCTAATATTCATATTAATAATTCTTGCTCTTTCTGCTTGTTCTGGACCGCGCGGTGATGCAGCAGGTATAATCAATTCCGAACGCATTTCATATTCGGATTTTATCCGCTCATACCAAGGTCATACTGCAAATTTTCAAGTTACCAATGGGCGTATGCCCAACGCCGAAGAAAAGAATGCGATTTTCAATGAGACATGGCGTAACATTATTACTCATGTAATCTTGAAAGACGCTTTTGAGAAGTATCAAGTATCTGTAACCGAGCAAGAAGTAATTGATACTTTGCTTGTTTCTATCCCATCCTATTTAAAGAACAGTCCTTCCTTAATGATCAATGGCAAGTTTAACCACGAATTATACTACCAATCCGTGCGTTACGATAGCCCCTTTAATATGAGTCCGGTTCGGCGTAATTATTACGAGTATTATGTTCCGGTTCAGAAACTTAAAGAAAAGCTGATCGACGAACAACTCAACAATGGTAGAAACACAAAACAAATTACCGAGATTGCCGTAAGTAAGGCAGATTTTGATCTGATCGTATTTGATCCCTTGGCTATGGAACCGGTTATTAGCGATACCGAAATTGAATCCTATTACAACAGAAATCTCGAACAGTTTGTTATGGATCCAATTTATAGCATAGAGTACATCAGCTTACCTGTTTCACCAAATGAAATTGATCAACAATATACCGAAGCGGTTACCGATACAATTCATACTCAAGTAATTGCCGGAAAGAGTTTTGAAACAATTATCAATGAAAAACAGGAGCAAATTCCGGGGCTAAGCTTATCCGAACCAGGATTTGTAAAAATTGAAAACATAGATCCCGATACATTACCCATATTAGAACGCCTTCAGGATAACTCATTCAGTCGCCCCATCCCTATTGGTAGTGGCTTTGCAATATATCAAAAGCTTCAACGCAGCAAGTCTATGCTTAGTTACAGAGCACTTCAAATACCTCCAATCATCTCACCTTCAACAGTCAACGCCTATTACGCTCAAGCTAGAGGTGCCATGAATTTAGCCCAAGAAACAAGTATGAGCGTTGCCGCATCCGAGCTTGAGCTTAAACTTGCCCAGCATAATAACCTAAGCGTTAAAGACTTATGGTATACCGATAAGTTAGTTGTAGATTACGTTGTCTCCAATTTGATGACCCACAAAAAGGGCGATATACTTGAACCCACATATTCGAACATTACCGGTAATTGGCTAATTATTAGACTTAGCGAAAACCAAGTGAACCGAGTACATCCCTTAGCTGAAGTTAAACACCAAATAACACCAATTTTAATAGCTTCTCGTCAGCAAATGCTTGCTCAACAAATGGCGCTGCAATGGCTACAAGAAAACCCATCTCTAAATCCCGATCCAGAACGAGATCGCTTTGAAAGCTACAGTCAAGCTGGCATTGATAGTAAATACGCAAAAAAAGAGCTGGATCTCATCTACCTAAATGCCATGCAACGATATTTGCAAAAACAAAAACCACAAGTAGATAGGCTGGATGATCTATTTGTAATTCTTATCCCCAAAGCATATTATCCTTCAAACAGCAACGAAATCGATAGAAGCTTATTAAAAGGCATTTATACAAGACAATTGCCTGAAAACTGGTTTGAAACCTGGGTTAAAGAAAAAGAACAAAAAGCCCGCATACGGATTTTTGTTACTCCATGA